A window of Cellulomonas sp. SLBN-39 genomic DNA:
TGCGGCGCGTGCTGGCGCGCACCGTCGCGGGCGAGGCCCTGCCGGCGCCGACGCAGACGGCCGCGGAGACGCGGCTGGCGGCGGGGTACGTGCCGGACGACGACGCGACGGCGGCCCGGTGGGCGGCGGCGTCGATGGAGCTGGGGGCGCTGGTGTGCACGGCGCGGGCGCCGCGGTGCGACGCCTGCCCGGTGCAGGACCGGTGCCGATGGCTGGCGGCGGGCCGCCCGGGCGACGTGCACGCGCACCGACGGCGCACCCAGGCGTGGGCGGGCACGGACCGGCAGGTGCGGGGGCGCGTGATGGCGCTGCTGCGGGAGGCCCTCGGCCCGGTGCCGGCGGCGGCGGTGGACGCGGTCTGGCAGGACGCCGGGCAGGTCGCGCGGTGCGTGGACGGGCTGGTCGCGGACGGGCTCGTGGAGCGCGTGCCCGCGGCGTCGGTGGACGACCCGCCGACGTACCGCCTGCCGGGCTGAGGCTCGGCGTCTCAGGCTCGGTGCCGCGGGTGCCGCTGTGGGCGGCCGGTCGTAGCGTCGCACCGACGACGGGACGACGAGGGGGTGGCCGCATGAGCACGGGCAAGGGCACGGGCACGGGCACGGGGGCAGGAGCGGAGGCGGGTCCCGGCGCGGACGGGCGGCCGCCGGTCGTCCTGGTCGCGGGGTTCTGGCTCGGGGCGTGGGCGTGGGACGAGGTCGCGTCCCTGCTGCGCGCGGACGGTCTGGAGGTGCACGCGGTGACGCTGCCGGGCCTGGGGTCCGTCGAGGAGGACCGCGCGGACGTGCACCTCGCGGACCACGTCGACGCGGTCGTCGACGCGGTCCGGGCGGCGGGGCGGCCGGTGGTCCTCGCGGTGCACAGCGGTGCGGGGGTGCCGGGCTACGCGGCGACGGACCGGGTGCCGGGGCTCGTGGCCGCGGCCGTCTACGTCGACTCGGGACCGGGCAACGGTGCGCTCGACCCGACGTTCGACGGCGTGGAGCTGCCCCTGCCCGCGTGGGACGCGCTGGTCGAGGACGGCAACAGCATCGACGGGCTGACGCCCGAGCACCTCGAGCGGTTCCGCGCGCGCGCCGTGCCGCAGCCGGGCGGAGTGATCCGCGAGGCGCCCCGGCTGGCGGACGACGCACGCCGCGTGGTGCCGACGGTCGTGCTGTGCACGTCGTACTCGTCGGAGCAGGTGCGCGAGGCGGTCGAGGCGGGGTACGCGTGGGTGGGCGGGCTCGCCGAGCTGCGGGACGTCACCTGGGTCGACGTGCCGACGGGCCACTGGCCCATGTGGTCGCTCCCGCGCGAGACCGCGGACGTGATCGCCGGGGCGGCGGCCACCGCGGCGCGGCGCGCGGCACCCTGACGTCGGCGGGGGCGCCGGGCACGCCTCGACCGCTGACCGCTCCCTCGCGGGGCGCCGGCCCGGTCAGCGGTCGAGGTGCACCAGCATCCGCGTGTTGCCGAGCGTGTTGGGCTTCACCCGGGCCAGGTCGAGGAACTCCGCGACGCCGTCGTCGTGCGAGCGCAGCAGCTCGGCGTAGACCTCGTGCGAGACGGGCGTGCCCTCGATGACCTCGAAGCCGTGCCGGGCGAAGAAGTCGACCTCGAACGTCAGGCAGAACACCCGGCGCAGGCCGAGCGCCCGTGCCCGGTCGAGCAGGGCGTCGACGAGCACGTGCCCGACGGCGCGCCCGCGCCAGGACGGTGCGACGGCGAGGGTGCGGATCTCGGCGAGGTCCTCCCACATGACGTGCAGCGCGCCGCACCCCACGACGGCCCCGTCCTCGGGGGCCTGCGCGACGAGGAACTCCTGGACGGCCTCGTAGTAGCCGACCCACTCCTTGGCCAGCAGGATGCGCTCGGCGGCGTAGGGCTCGACGAGCGCGTGGATCGCCCGCACGTCGGCGGGCACGGCGGGTCGCACGTCGACCGGTGCGGGGCTGCTCACGGGTCCAACCTACGGTCCGGGCGGTTCAGGACGTGCGCGCCGTCCGTGCCCGCGGGTGCGGGCGTCCGGGTGCGGCCTCGACGAGCGCGGTGGCGGTGACCTCGTCGACCACGAGGTCGGTGACCAGGTGGGCGCGCAGGGCCGCCAGCAGCGGCGCGACCTTGTTGTCGCCGGCGACGACGCACATGCGCCGCGGCACGCGCTGCAGCTCGGCGGGGGTGGGGCCGGTGGCGCGGCCGTTGAGGGAGACGTCGCGCCACGAGCCGTCGGCGCGCAGGAAGACGGTGCAGACGTCGCCGACGACGCCCTCGGCGTGCAGGTGCCGCACGTCGGCCTCGTCGAGGTACCCGG
This region includes:
- a CDS encoding alpha/beta fold hydrolase, which encodes MSTGKGTGTGTGAGAEAGPGADGRPPVVLVAGFWLGAWAWDEVASLLRADGLEVHAVTLPGLGSVEEDRADVHLADHVDAVVDAVRAAGRPVVLAVHSGAGVPGYAATDRVPGLVAAAVYVDSGPGNGALDPTFDGVELPLPAWDALVEDGNSIDGLTPEHLERFRARAVPQPGGVIREAPRLADDARRVVPTVVLCTSYSSEQVREAVEAGYAWVGGLAELRDVTWVDVPTGHWPMWSLPRETADVIAGAAATAARRAAP
- a CDS encoding A/G-specific adenine glycosylase, which gives rise to MLLPDAPPAPHDLRAPVLAWFSEHARDLPWRAADRTPWGVLVSEVMLQQTPVVRVEPAWRAWMQRWPGPVDLAEASTADVLRAWDRLGYPRRALRLQECARTVVERHGGVLPSTEAELLALPGVGAYTAAAVLAFAYGRRSVVLDTNVRRVLARTVAGEALPAPTQTAAETRLAAGYVPDDDATAARWAAASMELGALVCTARAPRCDACPVQDRCRWLAAGRPGDVHAHRRRTQAWAGTDRQVRGRVMALLREALGPVPAAAVDAVWQDAGQVARCVDGLVADGLVERVPAASVDDPPTYRLPG
- a CDS encoding amino-acid N-acetyltransferase, whose translation is MSSPAPVDVRPAVPADVRAIHALVEPYAAERILLAKEWVGYYEAVQEFLVAQAPEDGAVVGCGALHVMWEDLAEIRTLAVAPSWRGRAVGHVLVDALLDRARALGLRRVFCLTFEVDFFARHGFEVIEGTPVSHEVYAELLRSHDDGVAEFLDLARVKPNTLGNTRMLVHLDR